A window of the Gorilla gorilla gorilla isolate KB3781 chromosome 8, NHGRI_mGorGor1-v2.1_pri, whole genome shotgun sequence genome harbors these coding sequences:
- the FAM241B gene encoding protein FAM241B isoform X4 has translation MVRILANGEIVQDDDPRVRTTTQPPRGSIPRQSFFNRGHGAPPGGPGLRQQQAGARLGAAQSPFNDLNRQLVNMGFPQWHLGNHAVEPVTSILLLFLLMMLGVRGLLLVGLVYLVSHLSQR, from the exons ATGGTGCGGATCTTGGCCAATGGGGAAATCGTGCAGGATGACGACCCCCGAGTGAGGACCACTACCCAGCCACCAAGAGGTAGCATTCCTCGACAG AGCTTCTTCAACAGGGGCCATGGTGCTCCCCCAGGGGGTCCTGGCCTCCGCCAGCAGCAGGCAGGTGCCAGGCTGGGTGCTGCTCAGTCCCCCTTCAATGACCTCAACCGGCAGCTGGTGAACATGGGCTTTCCGCAGTGGCATCTTGGCAACCATGCTGTGGAGCCGGTGACCTCCATCCTGCTCCTCTTCCTGCTCATGATGCTTGGTGTTCGTGGCCTCCTCCTGGTTGGCCTTGTCTACCTGGTGTCCCACCTGAGTCAGCGGTGA
- the FAM241B gene encoding protein FAM241B isoform X1, with product MSGAPRAGRACGPPGGGAMTKHKGTARDHHPLGLRQGQRASGGGRACPGLQATGETTGLLTFFGIHSICSAWVTSVNITDCKPPSISGAAHQGPTAPGRMVRILANGEIVQDDDPRVRTTTQPPRGSIPRQSFFNRGHGAPPGGPGLRQQQAGARLGAAQSPFNDLNRQLVNMGFPQWHLGNHAVEPVTSILLLFLLMMLGVRGLLLVGLVYLVSHLSQR from the exons ATGTCAGGTGCGCCGCGGGCCGGGCGCGCGTGTGGCCCACCGGGCGGGGGCGCGATGACAAAGCACAAAGGGACTGCGCGCGACCACCATCCGCTCGGCCTGCGCCAGGGCCAGCGGGCTTCAGGAGGGGGACGCGCCTGTCCCGGGCTCCAGGCTACGGGCGAGACAACAGGGCTCCTGACCTTTTTCGGCAT ACACAGCATCTGCTCAGCGTGGGTCACCTCTGTGAACATCACTGACTGCAAGCCTCCCTCAATTTCTG GTGCAGCCCATCAGGGACCCACAGCGCCTGGGAGGATGGTGCGGATCTTGGCCAATGGGGAAATCGTGCAGGATGACGACCCCCGAGTGAGGACCACTACCCAGCCACCAAGAGGTAGCATTCCTCGACAG AGCTTCTTCAACAGGGGCCATGGTGCTCCCCCAGGGGGTCCTGGCCTCCGCCAGCAGCAGGCAGGTGCCAGGCTGGGTGCTGCTCAGTCCCCCTTCAATGACCTCAACCGGCAGCTGGTGAACATGGGCTTTCCGCAGTGGCATCTTGGCAACCATGCTGTGGAGCCGGTGACCTCCATCCTGCTCCTCTTCCTGCTCATGATGCTTGGTGTTCGTGGCCTCCTCCTGGTTGGCCTTGTCTACCTGGTGTCCCACCTGAGTCAGCGGTGA
- the FAM241B gene encoding protein FAM241B isoform X3 yields MSPVLSGIHSICSAWVTSVNITDCKPPSISGAAHQGPTAPGRMVRILANGEIVQDDDPRVRTTTQPPRGSIPRQSFFNRGHGAPPGGPGLRQQQAGARLGAAQSPFNDLNRQLVNMGFPQWHLGNHAVEPVTSILLLFLLMMLGVRGLLLVGLVYLVSHLSQR; encoded by the exons ATGTCACCAGTGCTATCTGGAAT ACACAGCATCTGCTCAGCGTGGGTCACCTCTGTGAACATCACTGACTGCAAGCCTCCCTCAATTTCTG GTGCAGCCCATCAGGGACCCACAGCGCCTGGGAGGATGGTGCGGATCTTGGCCAATGGGGAAATCGTGCAGGATGACGACCCCCGAGTGAGGACCACTACCCAGCCACCAAGAGGTAGCATTCCTCGACAG AGCTTCTTCAACAGGGGCCATGGTGCTCCCCCAGGGGGTCCTGGCCTCCGCCAGCAGCAGGCAGGTGCCAGGCTGGGTGCTGCTCAGTCCCCCTTCAATGACCTCAACCGGCAGCTGGTGAACATGGGCTTTCCGCAGTGGCATCTTGGCAACCATGCTGTGGAGCCGGTGACCTCCATCCTGCTCCTCTTCCTGCTCATGATGCTTGGTGTTCGTGGCCTCCTCCTGGTTGGCCTTGTCTACCTGGTGTCCCACCTGAGTCAGCGGTGA
- the FAM241B gene encoding protein FAM241B isoform X2, whose protein sequence is MAFTQTQGEAWRGPAVQGSAEWSLSRATAATPSHIVGRLGPAPVSQGWTGVPGEVRDRHSICSAWVTSVNITDCKPPSISGAAHQGPTAPGRMVRILANGEIVQDDDPRVRTTTQPPRGSIPRQSFFNRGHGAPPGGPGLRQQQAGARLGAAQSPFNDLNRQLVNMGFPQWHLGNHAVEPVTSILLLFLLMMLGVRGLLLVGLVYLVSHLSQR, encoded by the exons ATGGCCTTTACCCAGACTCAAGGGGAGGCGTGGAGGGGCCCCGCAGTCCAGGGGTCCGCGGAGTGGAGCCTTTCGAGAGCCACCGCAGCAACCCCCTCCCATATTGTGGGAAGGCTGGGCCCTGCGCCCGTTAGCCAAGGTTGGACTGGTGTTCCCGGCGAAGTGAGGGACAG ACACAGCATCTGCTCAGCGTGGGTCACCTCTGTGAACATCACTGACTGCAAGCCTCCCTCAATTTCTG GTGCAGCCCATCAGGGACCCACAGCGCCTGGGAGGATGGTGCGGATCTTGGCCAATGGGGAAATCGTGCAGGATGACGACCCCCGAGTGAGGACCACTACCCAGCCACCAAGAGGTAGCATTCCTCGACAG AGCTTCTTCAACAGGGGCCATGGTGCTCCCCCAGGGGGTCCTGGCCTCCGCCAGCAGCAGGCAGGTGCCAGGCTGGGTGCTGCTCAGTCCCCCTTCAATGACCTCAACCGGCAGCTGGTGAACATGGGCTTTCCGCAGTGGCATCTTGGCAACCATGCTGTGGAGCCGGTGACCTCCATCCTGCTCCTCTTCCTGCTCATGATGCTTGGTGTTCGTGGCCTCCTCCTGGTTGGCCTTGTCTACCTGGTGTCCCACCTGAGTCAGCGGTGA